From a single Thalassospira sp. ER-Se-21-Dark genomic region:
- a CDS encoding ETC complex I subunit, which translates to MKVRVYKPAKNAMQSGQAATKHWVMEFEPGAKKVADQLMGWIGSTDTRGQVRMYFETLEEAQAFAAKHKLIADIEMPKPRKLQLKAYADNFAFKRVV; encoded by the coding sequence ATGAAGGTCCGTGTTTACAAACCTGCCAAGAACGCCATGCAGTCCGGTCAGGCTGCGACCAAGCACTGGGTCATGGAATTTGAACCGGGTGCGAAAAAGGTCGCGGATCAGCTGATGGGCTGGATCGGTTCGACCGACACCCGAGGTCAGGTCCGCATGTATTTCGAAACCCTCGAAGAAGCGCAGGCGTTTGCCGCCAAGCACAAGCTGATCGCGGACATCGAAATGCCGAAGCCGCGCAAACTTCAGCTCAAGGCCTATGCCGACAACTTCGCATTCAAACGCGTCGTCTGA
- a CDS encoding DUF192 domain-containing protein: MKSFFQMALVVCFVSAAVVAGLNAKATGYERSRLLVDGEVFNVELAITPEERSRGLMFRTEMAEDAGMLFDFGGPRDISMWMKNTFISLDMLFIATDGTIVGIEKRTVPQSETIIPSPRPVRFVLELNGGSSDRMGFEVGEKVEGLPR; this comes from the coding sequence ATGAAGTCGTTCTTTCAGATGGCTTTGGTTGTGTGCTTTGTCAGCGCGGCGGTTGTTGCCGGGCTGAATGCAAAGGCAACCGGTTATGAACGGTCGCGTCTTCTTGTTGATGGCGAAGTGTTCAATGTTGAACTGGCCATCACACCCGAAGAAAGGTCACGCGGCCTGATGTTCCGTACCGAAATGGCTGAAGACGCCGGAATGCTGTTTGATTTCGGCGGACCACGCGACATTTCGATGTGGATGAAAAACACCTTTATCTCGCTTGATATGCTGTTCATTGCAACCGACGGCACGATTGTCGGTATTGAAAAACGCACCGTGCCGCAATCGGAAACCATCATTCCGTCGCCAAGGCCTGTGCGCTTTGTGCTTGAACTCAATGGTGGCTCGTCTGACCGGATGGGGTTTGAGGTTGGTGAAAAGGTCGAGGGACTGCCGCGCTAG
- a CDS encoding acetoin utilization protein AcuC has protein sequence MKEHHETVNAFGTATKSALRAIVILSDEIPDHRIAGPAPRMIAAEIYRGSSYGPKHPLAIPRVSLVVDMVHALGWVDETTYLTGPVATPDQLARFHDPDYIAAVMQAERDQALPVEMMERFGLGKNGNPIYPEIFRRPATAAGSSVMAANLIKDGGIIHHPAGGTHHGLRDRASGFCYFNDPVLGIYALLDSGLDRVLYVDIDAHHGDGVQIAFAEDERVLTVSIHQEDLWPKTGAIDDIAGGMARNLPMPGGMHDDEMRFILFEYLIPLGLSFTPQAIVLQCGCDTLAEDPLSRQLLGNQSIWEVVGAMTRLAPRSLVLGGGGYSPYGVARCWSGVWATINGIEIPDVLPITAENILRVIKWAHSRGRQPASELFTTLADPWRGGAIRDEVRERVKRLRGYGV, from the coding sequence TTGAAAGAGCATCATGAAACGGTCAATGCTTTCGGCACTGCAACCAAATCTGCCTTGCGTGCCATTGTGATCCTTTCAGACGAGATACCTGACCACCGTATTGCCGGTCCTGCCCCGCGCATGATTGCGGCCGAGATTTATCGTGGCTCAAGCTATGGTCCCAAGCATCCGCTGGCGATCCCGCGTGTATCGCTGGTGGTTGATATGGTGCATGCGCTGGGCTGGGTGGATGAAACCACCTATTTGACAGGGCCGGTGGCAACGCCCGACCAGCTCGCGCGGTTCCATGACCCGGACTATATCGCCGCCGTCATGCAGGCCGAGCGCGATCAAGCGCTGCCCGTCGAGATGATGGAGCGGTTTGGTCTGGGCAAGAATGGCAATCCGATCTATCCGGAAATTTTCCGGCGTCCGGCGACTGCCGCCGGATCATCGGTGATGGCGGCCAACCTGATCAAGGATGGCGGGATCATTCATCATCCGGCAGGGGGCACCCATCACGGTTTGCGCGATCGGGCATCGGGGTTCTGTTACTTCAACGATCCGGTTCTGGGTATTTATGCCTTGCTCGATAGCGGGTTGGACCGGGTGCTTTATGTTGATATTGACGCCCATCACGGCGACGGGGTGCAGATTGCCTTTGCCGAGGATGAACGTGTTCTGACCGTCTCCATCCATCAGGAAGACCTGTGGCCCAAGACCGGCGCAATTGATGACATTGCAGGCGGCATGGCGCGCAACCTTCCGATGCCGGGCGGCATGCATGATGACGAGATGCGTTTCATTCTTTTTGAATATTTGATTCCGCTTGGATTAAGTTTTACACCCCAAGCTATTGTTTTACAATGTGGATGTGATACTCTTGCAGAGGATCCACTGTCCAGACAGCTTTTGGGCAATCAGTCGATCTGGGAAGTCGTGGGGGCGATGACCCGATTGGCGCCCCGAAGCCTTGTTCTTGGCGGCGGAGGATATAGTCCATATGGCGTTGCACGCTGTTGGTCCGGGGTGTGGGCAACCATTAACGGGATCGAAATACCTGATGTGTTACCCATCACAGCGGAAAATATCCTGCGTGTCATAAAATGGGCGCATAGTCGTGGAAGACAGCCGGCAAGTGAGTTGTTCACAACGCTTGCGGATCCATGGCGGGGTGGCGCCATCCGGGACGAGGTCCGGGAGCGCGTCAAAAGACTAAGAGGATATGGGGTATGA
- a CDS encoding citrate synthase: MKKFDDGSFCTLSAADVCAQVGISRDTLYAYVSRGIVRAVAHPGDARKSLYDRRDVAKLHDRKRRGRSRQSVAASTIDWGEPILMSDITRIADGQFYYRGQNAVELSRTMTLEDAAGLLAGLRCDPVLNAVPDFVPAKHDLALQRMVAMLAELMTGSPRGDGRPSAARIVRLGALAAAGVSDDGKSPIHLVLANAWTDHENAPDLLRRALVLCADHELNASAYTVRVAASAGATIPASLMAGLSTLSGARHGGLTPRCRAWMDQVEKAGGKIDPDYVPPGFGHPLYPDGDPRTRALMQACGQTGDAFWARIANEVAQNTGQNPSLDFGLALIERELCLPKGAGLGIFAVGRMAGWIAHLFEQRKSGKIIRPRASVS; this comes from the coding sequence ATGAAAAAATTCGATGACGGATCATTCTGCACATTGTCGGCAGCGGATGTGTGCGCGCAGGTCGGCATATCGCGCGATACGCTTTACGCCTATGTCAGTAGGGGGATTGTGCGTGCTGTTGCCCATCCGGGTGATGCACGCAAAAGCCTGTATGACCGGCGCGATGTCGCCAAACTGCATGATCGCAAACGACGTGGACGGTCACGGCAATCTGTTGCGGCCTCGACCATTGATTGGGGGGAGCCGATCCTAATGTCGGACATCACCCGCATTGCCGATGGGCAGTTTTACTATCGCGGTCAAAACGCCGTCGAACTGTCCCGCACAATGACGCTTGAGGACGCAGCCGGTCTTTTGGCCGGGCTTCGATGCGATCCTGTGTTGAATGCCGTGCCGGACTTTGTTCCGGCCAAACATGATCTGGCGCTGCAGCGTATGGTGGCGATGCTGGCTGAGCTTATGACCGGATCGCCCCGTGGTGATGGTCGTCCGAGCGCGGCACGGATTGTTCGGCTTGGCGCCTTGGCCGCAGCCGGAGTCTCAGACGACGGGAAAAGCCCGATCCATCTGGTTTTGGCAAATGCATGGACAGATCATGAAAATGCGCCGGACCTGTTGCGTCGGGCCCTCGTACTTTGTGCCGATCACGAGCTTAATGCATCGGCCTATACCGTGCGTGTTGCGGCATCGGCCGGGGCAACCATACCGGCATCCCTGATGGCGGGGTTGTCGACCCTGTCGGGTGCGCGTCATGGCGGCCTGACACCGAGATGTCGGGCATGGATGGATCAGGTCGAAAAAGCTGGTGGCAAGATTGATCCCGATTATGTGCCGCCGGGATTTGGTCATCCGCTCTATCCCGATGGCGATCCGCGAACCCGTGCACTCATGCAGGCCTGTGGTCAGACTGGCGATGCCTTCTGGGCGCGGATTGCAAATGAGGTCGCGCAAAATACCGGGCAGAATCCCAGTCTTGATTTCGGATTGGCCTTGATTGAACGCGAACTTTGTCTGCCGAAGGGGGCAGGGCTTGGTATTTTTGCCGTTGGGCGCATGGCAGGCTGGATCGCGCATCTTTTTGAACAGCGCAAAAGTGGCAAGATCATTCGGCCACGCGCAAGTGTGTCCTGA
- a CDS encoding alpha/beta hydrolase, with protein sequence MPSPRRIRYRRLVRVAIVLFVLLVAVPGSLALIGLSDFDISNRPTEQISFAHEDAVLSGSLILPDAQHTGPIALLLHGDGPQDRFAGDGYLPLINALLDRGIGIYSWDKAGVGESTGNWRSQSMNDRANEAVAAYDAIKTAHPGSRQQIGFIGFSQAGWVFPKASRMIPDNAFNVIIGGAVNWQDQGDFYTRQRLLAGGATKTDITRQLERNHVRDTVIFAPDASYETYLANTNDPSPMASDRFGFVKRNIASDAKADLAQIETPTLAMWGHDDLNVDAKSDADIYRDILIGRHPENEVVVIPDATHGLLRSNLFNYQLISEMPTSRQMLYVALGRYAYAPGTFDKIAGWIKQVVARP encoded by the coding sequence GTGCCATCGCCCCGCCGCATTCGTTACCGCCGCCTTGTCAGGGTGGCGATTGTTCTGTTTGTGCTGCTTGTTGCTGTTCCCGGAAGTCTTGCACTAATCGGATTGTCTGACTTTGATATCAGCAACCGCCCGACTGAACAGATCAGCTTTGCACACGAAGATGCTGTTCTGTCTGGCAGCCTGATCTTGCCAGATGCGCAGCATACAGGCCCGATTGCCCTTCTGCTTCATGGCGATGGTCCGCAGGACCGCTTTGCGGGCGATGGCTATTTACCCCTGATCAATGCCCTGCTCGATCGCGGGATCGGCATTTACAGCTGGGACAAGGCCGGCGTCGGCGAAAGCACGGGAAACTGGCGTTCGCAATCGATGAATGACCGCGCAAACGAAGCCGTTGCGGCGTATGACGCAATCAAAACGGCCCATCCCGGAAGCCGACAGCAAATCGGCTTTATCGGTTTTTCCCAGGCGGGCTGGGTGTTCCCCAAAGCGTCGCGGATGATCCCGGACAATGCCTTTAACGTCATCATTGGCGGGGCGGTGAACTGGCAAGACCAGGGTGATTTTTATACACGCCAACGCCTGCTGGCAGGTGGCGCAACAAAAACCGATATCACCCGTCAGCTCGAACGCAACCACGTCCGGGACACCGTGATCTTTGCGCCCGATGCAAGTTACGAAACCTACCTTGCAAATACCAATGATCCGTCACCGATGGCATCGGACCGGTTCGGATTTGTAAAACGCAATATTGCATCTGACGCAAAAGCCGACCTGGCACAGATTGAAACACCAACACTTGCCATGTGGGGGCATGATGATCTGAATGTGGATGCAAAATCCGATGCGGACATCTATCGCGATATCCTGATCGGTCGACATCCTGAAAATGAGGTGGTTGTCATCCCCGATGCCACGCACGGGCTGCTTAGAAGCAATTTGTTTAACTACCAACTCATTAGCGAGATGCCGACATCCCGCCAAATGCTTTATGTCGCCCTTGGCCGGTATGCCTATGCGCCCGGTACGTTTGACAAGATCGCAGGCTGGATCAAGCAGGTGGTTGCCCGCCCCTAA